A window from Engraulis encrasicolus isolate BLACKSEA-1 chromosome 13, IST_EnEncr_1.0, whole genome shotgun sequence encodes these proteins:
- the LOC134460481 gene encoding immunoglobulin-like domain-containing receptor 1, translating into MTTGVFASVILRCDYSTLGDPSDVLVTWRYKSFCKDPLMEFYSAAYQAALALGQDPANDCPDRQRTVRVVVEKRGADEPTLGPAYQDRNITIMNNADLVIQKVLWWDSGVYVCIIDVDGDMMGSGEQEIKLIVYNWLTVLFIIIGALLLIMLLCICCCQCCPQNCCCYVRCPCCPQTCCCPEKGPAPQEDAPQEDTPSTRSSHTEEQQESRWRHSSEYLQQLTPFNPRRQVTYADELQDFARHYCRRCRRLNTRERSIRRDYEHLELRPLESHQHPANRSNSPRYYHDDDGSWHSHQSHQSHQSHQSHQSSQLSLSQKQQPVPENVARGGPPAGNFRHSDPYPPYIELSGDQHRGANPPERHQTGEPKSSSKQADPHEAYRPQPAGAAAPHLTGAAPGSAQGSVVLA; encoded by the exons ATGACTACTGGAGTATTCGCATCTGTCATCCTACGTTGTGACTACTCAACGTTAGGAGATCCCTCAGACGTACTGGTCACGTGGAGGTACAAATCGTTCTGTAAAGACCCTCTCATGGAGTTTTATTCTGCAG CCTATCAGGCTGCGTTGGCTTTGGGGCAGGATCCAGCCAATGACTGTCCAGACCGCCAGCGCACGGTGCGAGTGGTGGTGGAGAAGAGGGGGGCAGATGAGCCTACACTGGGACCCGCATACCAGGACCGAAACATCACTATCATGAACA ATGCAGACCTGGTCATCCAGAAGGTGTTGTGGTGGGACAGTGGAGTATACGTCTGCATCATCGATGTGGATGGAGACATGATGGGATCTGGAGAACAGGAGATCAAACTCATTGTGTACA ATTGGCTGACGGTGCTGTTCATCATCATCGGGGCCCTCCTCCTCATCATGCTGCTCTGCATCTGCTGCTGCCAGTGCTGCCCCCAGAACTGCTGCTGCTACGTCAGGTGCCCCTGCTGCCCACAGACCTGCTGCTGCCCAGAGAAAG GCCCTGCCCCTCAGGAAGATGCCCCTCAGGAAGATACCCCATCCACGCGCAGCAGCCACACAGAGGAGCAACAAGAGAGCAG GTGGAGGCACAGTTCGGAGTATTTGCAGCAGCTGACTCCTTTCAACCCCAGGAGGCAGGTGACCTATGCGGATGAACTGCAGGATTTTGCCCGGCACTACTGTCGGCGCTGCCGGCGTTTAAACACCAGAGAACGCAGTATCAGGCGCGACTACGAGCACCTGGAGCTGAGGCCGCTGGAGAGCCACCAACATCCGGCCAATCGCAGCAACTCACCGCGCTATTACCATGACGACGACGGCAGCTGGCACAGCCATCAAAGCCATCAAAGCCATCAAAGCCACCAGAGCCATCAGAGCAGCCAACTGTCATTGTCACAGAAACAACAACCTGTCCCCGAGAATGTGGCCCGTGGCGGGCCGCCTGCAGGCAACTTCCGCCACAGCGACCCGTATCCTCCATACATAGAGCTGTCGGGGGACCAGCACCGGGGTGCTAACCCGCCTGAGAGGCACCAGACTGGGGAGCCAA AATCCTCATCTAAGCAGGCCGACCCACACGAGGCCTACAGGCCACAGCCAGCAGGTGCCGCAGCCCCACACCTTACAGGAGCAGCACCCGGCTCAGCCCAGGGAAGTG TTGTATTGGCCTGA